The Thermus brockianus genome window below encodes:
- a CDS encoding aldehyde ferredoxin oxidoreductase C-terminal domain-containing protein encodes MWRSLYLDLSAKKARWEGVPSEEVAWGGRYRTAKLLWEREAYRFDPLSPENPLVFAIGPLAGTGFSNANRTSVGTRSPLTLGIKEANGGGTFGYALGQLKVAHLVLEGQSPEWVVVRLTKEGEVFFDPAEGLLGLGNFEAARRLFAAYGERIAFALLGPVGEYLGLLSGIAFSDIDGRPSRLAARGGVGAVMGAKRVKAIVVEVPGKVEVWDKPKVLEGVRRYAKLLREDPLVMQFYNAIGTMGMADFQNAFGGLPVRNFRQGQMSPPEAFRMGGQYIAPLNRARGGKHTHACMPGCVIQCSNVIVDEKGEEVVSPLEYETIGLLGTNCGLSDPDQLARLNRLANDLGIDTIETGASLALYMEKGLADWGDYAFMEAKLKSLYAPSEEARLLAQGTARLGEALGVTRIPVIKRQAISAYDPRVVEATGITMMVTAQGADHTAGNAPRLETRAMKPEEILEASYQAQVNAAANDSLGLCVFGGSVTNKQVAFIVESINAALGTHLTPAFWQALGEGVLRLEHRFNHQAGFTHEDDRLPAFFYEEPVTPKNYTARFRPEDLAPLYARLHGEG; translated from the coding sequence ATGTGGCGGTCGCTCTACCTGGACCTGTCGGCGAAGAAGGCCCGCTGGGAGGGGGTTCCCTCAGAAGAGGTGGCCTGGGGCGGGCGCTACCGCACGGCGAAGCTCCTGTGGGAAAGGGAAGCCTACCGCTTTGACCCCCTTTCCCCGGAAAACCCCTTAGTCTTCGCCATCGGCCCCCTGGCGGGCACGGGGTTTTCCAACGCTAACCGCACCAGCGTGGGCACCCGTAGCCCCCTCACCCTGGGCATCAAGGAGGCCAACGGGGGCGGCACCTTCGGCTACGCCCTGGGGCAGCTCAAGGTGGCCCACCTGGTCCTGGAAGGGCAAAGCCCCGAGTGGGTGGTGGTGCGCCTTACCAAGGAGGGGGAGGTCTTCTTTGACCCGGCGGAGGGGCTTTTGGGCCTGGGGAACTTTGAGGCGGCGAGGAGGCTTTTCGCCGCCTACGGCGAGAGGATCGCCTTCGCCCTCCTGGGGCCCGTGGGGGAGTACCTGGGGCTCCTTTCCGGCATCGCCTTTTCCGATATAGACGGGAGGCCCTCCCGCCTCGCCGCCCGGGGCGGGGTGGGGGCGGTCATGGGGGCCAAGCGGGTCAAGGCCATCGTGGTGGAGGTGCCGGGGAAGGTGGAGGTCTGGGACAAGCCCAAGGTCCTGGAAGGGGTGCGCCGCTACGCCAAGCTCCTCCGGGAAGACCCCTTGGTCATGCAGTTTTACAACGCCATCGGCACCATGGGCATGGCGGACTTCCAGAACGCCTTTGGGGGGCTTCCCGTGCGCAACTTCCGCCAAGGCCAGATGAGCCCCCCGGAGGCCTTCCGCATGGGCGGGCAGTACATCGCCCCCCTCAACAGGGCCCGGGGGGGTAAGCACACCCACGCCTGCATGCCGGGGTGCGTGATCCAGTGCTCCAACGTCATCGTGGACGAAAAGGGGGAAGAGGTGGTCTCCCCCCTGGAGTACGAGACCATCGGCCTCCTCGGTACCAACTGCGGCCTTTCCGACCCGGACCAGCTGGCGAGGCTTAACCGCCTGGCCAACGACCTGGGGATTGACACCATTGAAACGGGGGCAAGCCTCGCCCTCTACATGGAAAAGGGCCTGGCGGACTGGGGGGACTACGCCTTCATGGAGGCCAAGCTCAAATCCCTTTACGCGCCAAGCGAGGAGGCACGCCTCCTGGCCCAGGGCACGGCGCGGCTCGGGGAGGCTTTGGGGGTAACGCGCATCCCCGTCATCAAGCGCCAGGCCATCAGCGCCTACGACCCCAGGGTGGTGGAGGCCACGGGCATCACCATGATGGTCACCGCCCAGGGGGCGGACCACACGGCGGGGAACGCCCCCCGTCTGGAAACCCGGGCCATGAAGCCCGAGGAGATCCTCGAGGCCAGCTACCAGGCCCAGGTGAACGCCGCCGCCAACGACAGCCTGGGGCTTTGCGTCTTCGGGGGGAGCGTCACCAACAAGCAGGTGGCCTTCATCGTGGAGAGCATCAACGCCGCCTTGGGCACGCACCTTACCCCCGCCTTCTGGCAGGCGCTCGGGGAAGGGGTCTTAAGGCTGGAGCACCGCTTCAACCATCAGGCGGGCTTCACCCACGAGGACGACCGCCTGCCCGCCTTCTTCTATGAGGAGCCGGTGACCCCCAAGAACTACACCGCCCGCTTCCGCCCGGAGGACCTCGCCCCCCTTTACGCCAGGCTCCACGGGGAGGGGTAG
- a CDS encoding DUF3248 domain-containing protein, with protein MEKDLLDLLGQHLVWRIGRAEEEDVLVVRVGLASATPRFRELPRLLNVPDTEVARLFKEGRVRVEWVEG; from the coding sequence GTGGAGAAGGACCTCCTAGACCTCCTCGGCCAGCACCTGGTGTGGCGCATCGGCCGCGCCGAGGAGGAGGACGTGCTCGTGGTACGGGTGGGCCTGGCCTCGGCCACACCCCGCTTTCGCGAGCTTCCCAGGCTCCTCAACGTTCCGGACACCGAGGTGGCCCGCCTGTTCAAGGAGGGCCGGGTGCGGGTGGAGTGGGTGGAGGGATGA
- a CDS encoding DUF3809 family protein has protein sequence MKARLRLHLNGAPPQGLPLEVHFQGPELRGVLRQENPVLGELVLPFASRVEGDRLLALPLAPPSLRVEGLVRRAQEGWELELELTLVLPEGKSWGERAFAKILEALFHRHLERTLSGQAVSPV, from the coding sequence ATGAAGGCCAGGCTTCGCCTACACCTAAACGGCGCCCCGCCCCAGGGGCTTCCCCTCGAGGTCCACTTCCAGGGCCCAGAGCTCCGCGGGGTACTGCGCCAGGAAAACCCCGTGCTGGGCGAACTGGTCCTCCCCTTCGCCTCGAGGGTGGAGGGCGACCGCCTCCTGGCCCTGCCCCTGGCTCCCCCCTCCCTCCGGGTGGAGGGCTTGGTCCGCCGGGCCCAAGAGGGATGGGAGCTGGAGCTAGAGCTCACCCTGGTCCTGCCGGAGGGGAAAAGCTGGGGCGAACGGGCCTTCGCCAAAATTCTGGAAGCCCTCTTCCACCGCCACCTGGAACGCACCCTTTCCGGCCAAGCCGTTTCTCCGGTATAG
- a CDS encoding metal-dependent hydrolase, whose protein sequence is MLEIRYLGHSAVWLSDGKTKVIIDPFLTGNPLAAASVAEVQADLILITHAHGDHFGDAVALSKKGGVVVSTFEIATYAEKHGAKSIPMNIGGTYRFEGGWLKWTPAWHSSSFPDGTYGGMPMGVILELGGKRIYHAGDTALFSDMRLLGEVGLDLAFLPIGDHFTMGPEDALKALDLLKPKKVVPIHYNTFPPIRQDGEAFAQKARERGVEGHALKPGGVLVLE, encoded by the coding sequence ATGCTGGAAATCCGGTACCTGGGCCACTCGGCGGTCTGGCTTTCCGACGGCAAAACCAAGGTCATCATAGACCCCTTCCTCACGGGCAACCCCCTGGCGGCGGCCTCTGTGGCCGAGGTCCAGGCCGACCTTATCCTGATAACCCACGCCCACGGGGACCACTTTGGGGACGCCGTGGCCCTTTCCAAGAAGGGGGGTGTGGTGGTCTCCACCTTTGAGATCGCCACCTACGCCGAAAAGCACGGGGCCAAGAGCATCCCCATGAACATCGGCGGCACCTACCGCTTTGAAGGCGGCTGGCTCAAGTGGACCCCCGCCTGGCACTCCTCCAGCTTCCCCGACGGCACCTACGGGGGAATGCCCATGGGGGTCATCCTGGAGCTTGGGGGCAAGCGCATCTACCACGCCGGGGACACCGCCCTCTTCTCGGACATGCGCCTCCTGGGCGAGGTGGGCCTGGACCTGGCCTTTTTGCCCATCGGGGACCACTTCACCATGGGGCCCGAGGACGCCCTGAAGGCCCTGGACCTCCTTAAACCCAAGAAGGTGGTGCCCATCCACTACAACACCTTCCCCCCCATCCGGCAAGACGGGGAAGCCTTCGCCCAAAAGGCCAGGGAGCGGGGCGTGGAGGGGCACGCCCTGAAGCCGGGAGGGGTCTTGGTCCTTGAATAG
- a CDS encoding serine/threonine-protein kinase: protein MNSLKRKDFRLLMLLGLGQTAQVYLAEAPGLGKVALKLPKKEVRQDPRLSERFAREVTLALSLKHPHLVRGLAGVPLGEEAFLALEYLEGGTLEERLHRGPLPREEAVKALLEVGEALLYLHEKGFLHQDVKPSNVFVDGEHYKLGDLGTLRPLEDPSPEYAGSPHYLAPELFLGGRPSPKSEAYAFGVMAYELLTGRRPFKGETLEDLRQAHLLLPPPPTNLPPRLDRALRRLLAKNPAERLDLRSFLEVLRHPQGPPTEPQEPKKPKRFLFWRK, encoded by the coding sequence TTGAATAGCCTGAAGCGCAAGGACTTTCGCCTGCTCATGCTCCTGGGCCTGGGCCAGACGGCCCAGGTCTACCTGGCGGAGGCCCCCGGCCTGGGGAAGGTGGCCCTGAAGCTCCCCAAGAAGGAGGTGCGCCAGGACCCCAGGCTTTCGGAGCGCTTCGCCCGGGAGGTGACCCTTGCCCTCTCCCTCAAGCACCCCCACCTGGTGCGGGGCCTGGCCGGGGTGCCCTTGGGGGAGGAGGCCTTCTTGGCCCTGGAGTACCTGGAAGGGGGCACCTTGGAGGAACGCCTCCACCGAGGGCCCTTGCCCCGGGAAGAGGCGGTGAAGGCGCTTTTGGAGGTGGGGGAGGCCCTTTTGTACCTGCACGAGAAGGGCTTTTTGCACCAAGACGTGAAGCCTTCCAATGTCTTCGTAGACGGGGAGCACTACAAGCTGGGCGACCTGGGCACCCTGCGCCCCTTGGAGGACCCGAGCCCCGAGTACGCCGGAAGCCCCCACTACCTAGCCCCCGAGCTCTTCCTGGGTGGCCGGCCCAGCCCCAAGAGCGAGGCCTACGCCTTCGGCGTCATGGCCTACGAGCTCCTCACCGGCCGGCGCCCCTTCAAGGGGGAGACCCTGGAAGACCTCCGCCAGGCCCACCTCCTCCTGCCCCCACCCCCCACGAACCTCCCCCCCAGGCTGGACCGGGCCCTAAGGCGCCTCCTCGCCAAAAACCCCGCGGAACGCCTGGACCTGCGTTCGTTTTTGGAAGTTCTCCGCCACCCCCAAGGCCCGCCCACGGAACCCCAGGAGCCCAAGAAACCCAAACGCTTTCTCTTTTGGAGGAAGTGA
- a CDS encoding AMP-binding protein, which produces MEPVWYPDPKEAQNTRLYRFMEALGFQDYEAFYRYSVEEAEDFYRQFLAHLGIPWRRPYERVVEGSFPLPRFFVGGRLNLADAVFRHPEDRLALLHETEDGQVRALTYGELRAEVARVAAGLRALGVGRGERVGLWMPMGLEAATLLLATSWLGAIAIPIFSGYAAEAAAIRLKDAEARLLAVQDGFLRRGRRVELLPEARKALALSGTERLLVVRRLGLPLEGNEADYAHLGGEALPPEEMESMDPFMLIYTSGTTGRPKGTVHYHAGFPLKAALDMALLFDLREEDRLFWFTDLGWMMGPWAILGGLILGGTVFLYDGAPDYPGPERLWRMVEAHRLTHLGLSPTLVRALIPFGEAPIKAHDLSSLRVLGSTGEPWNLDPYLWFFRTVGEERRPIVNYSGGTEISGGILGNVLLRPIKPMGFNTAVPGMKAAILDEAGRPVKGQVGELAVLAPWPGMTKGFWRDEARYLDTYFAKVPGVWVHGDFALLDEEGHYFILGRSDDTLKVAGKRVGPAEVETAALNHPALKEAAAIGVPHPVKGEAIVLFAVLKPGIAPNPELAEAVAEKVAEALGRPLKPERVLFVPDLPKTRNAKVMRRVVRAAYLGQDPGDLSALENPEAVEAIRRAARGG; this is translated from the coding sequence ATGGAACCCGTCTGGTATCCGGACCCCAAAGAAGCCCAGAACACCCGGCTTTACCGCTTCATGGAGGCCCTGGGCTTCCAGGACTACGAGGCCTTCTACCGCTACAGCGTGGAGGAGGCGGAGGACTTTTACCGCCAGTTCCTCGCCCACCTGGGCATCCCGTGGCGGAGGCCTTACGAAAGGGTGGTGGAAGGGAGCTTCCCCCTCCCCCGCTTCTTCGTGGGAGGGAGGCTTAACCTGGCAGACGCCGTCTTCCGCCACCCGGAGGACCGCCTGGCCCTCCTCCACGAGACCGAGGATGGCCAGGTGCGCGCCCTCACCTACGGGGAACTACGGGCAGAGGTGGCCCGGGTGGCGGCGGGGCTTAGGGCGCTTGGGGTGGGCCGGGGGGAACGGGTGGGCCTCTGGATGCCCATGGGCCTCGAGGCGGCCACCCTCCTCCTGGCCACCAGCTGGCTTGGGGCCATCGCCATCCCCATCTTCTCCGGGTACGCCGCCGAGGCCGCCGCCATCCGCCTGAAGGACGCCGAAGCCCGGCTCCTCGCCGTCCAGGACGGCTTCCTCCGGCGGGGAAGAAGGGTGGAGCTTCTCCCGGAGGCCCGGAAAGCCCTGGCCCTTTCGGGCACGGAACGCCTCCTGGTGGTGCGGCGGCTCGGCCTCCCCCTGGAAGGAAACGAAGCGGACTACGCCCACCTGGGCGGCGAGGCCCTCCCCCCGGAGGAGATGGAGAGCATGGACCCCTTCATGCTCATCTACACCTCCGGGACCACGGGCCGCCCCAAGGGCACCGTGCACTACCACGCCGGCTTCCCCTTAAAGGCCGCCTTGGACATGGCCCTCCTCTTTGACCTCCGGGAGGAGGACCGCCTCTTCTGGTTCACGGACCTGGGCTGGATGATGGGGCCCTGGGCCATCCTGGGGGGGCTTATCCTCGGGGGCACGGTCTTCCTCTACGACGGGGCCCCGGACTACCCCGGCCCCGAAAGGCTTTGGCGGATGGTGGAGGCCCACCGCCTCACCCACCTGGGCCTCTCCCCCACCCTGGTGCGGGCCCTCATCCCCTTCGGGGAAGCGCCCATCAAGGCCCACGACCTCTCCTCCCTAAGGGTCTTGGGCTCCACGGGGGAGCCCTGGAACCTGGACCCCTACCTCTGGTTCTTCCGGACGGTGGGGGAGGAAAGGCGGCCCATCGTCAACTACTCCGGAGGCACGGAGATCTCGGGGGGCATCCTGGGAAACGTCCTCCTAAGGCCCATCAAGCCCATGGGGTTCAACACCGCCGTGCCCGGCATGAAGGCCGCCATCCTGGACGAGGCGGGCAGGCCGGTGAAGGGCCAGGTGGGCGAACTCGCCGTCCTCGCCCCCTGGCCCGGGATGACCAAGGGCTTCTGGCGGGACGAGGCCCGGTACCTGGACACCTACTTCGCCAAGGTGCCCGGGGTTTGGGTCCACGGGGACTTCGCCCTCCTGGACGAGGAGGGGCACTACTTCATCCTGGGGCGGAGCGACGATACCCTGAAGGTGGCGGGCAAGCGGGTGGGCCCGGCGGAGGTGGAGACGGCGGCCCTCAACCATCCCGCCCTTAAGGAAGCGGCCGCCATCGGGGTGCCTCACCCTGTAAAGGGGGAGGCCATCGTCCTCTTCGCCGTGCTCAAGCCGGGCATCGCCCCAAACCCGGAGCTTGCGGAAGCGGTGGCGGAAAAGGTGGCCGAGGCCTTGGGGAGGCCCCTCAAGCCCGAAAGGGTCCTCTTCGTCCCCGATCTCCCCAAGACCCGCAACGCCAAGGTCATGCGCCGGGTGGTGCGGGCCGCCTACCTGGGCCAGGACCCCGGGGACCTTTCCGCCCTGGAAAACCCCGAGGCAGTGGAAGCCATCCGCCGTGCGGCGCGGGGCGGTTAA
- the murJ gene encoding murein biosynthesis integral membrane protein MurJ, translating to MLRKVLLVMGGTLASRVLGLLRQAVFNALYPDALKDAFNVAYRVPNLLRELLAEGAVQNALIPILKNLPPSEAQAFARRFAAFLLGVNLLVLGLGYLLAPFVVELLVAEGSHLREEEAFRQVVYLTRLLLPFLLGISMAALFSALLQAEERFLPYALGPIAFNLAAIGLMALFPGDPTFLGLSVALGGLLQAAIQLPFLKGLRLEWRWHPAFATALLRMGPFAFTTSLRQFLNLVLTNILTRYPPAAVTGFYNAEVVFQMALGLLATSPAIAYFPRMSALKGEELARFLEAPIRRFALLLSLAGGLLVGLAPFLVVLLFGLFGPLTPENRAYSAQVLSAMGLAVLPWGVNTFLLRGLYALGRVREAVGASAFVFLANTLGYWLLRDAGLFLLNLATALAGWLGFALYLRLLAREGVRVGPLPSYLGKAYLAGLSAALPGLGLEAWAPGESPLAALWPLVLGGAVGVGVFLLVGLLLGLPIREALARLLSSGNKAA from the coding sequence ATGCTCCGTAAGGTCCTCCTGGTCATGGGGGGCACCTTGGCCTCGAGGGTCCTGGGCCTCCTGCGCCAGGCGGTCTTCAACGCCCTTTACCCCGATGCCCTCAAGGACGCCTTCAACGTGGCCTACCGGGTGCCGAACCTCCTCCGGGAGCTCCTGGCCGAGGGGGCGGTGCAAAACGCCCTCATCCCCATCCTCAAAAACCTCCCTCCCTCCGAGGCCCAGGCGTTTGCCCGCCGCTTCGCCGCTTTCCTCCTCGGGGTGAACCTCCTCGTCCTGGGCCTGGGCTACCTCCTCGCCCCCTTCGTGGTGGAGCTCCTGGTGGCGGAGGGAAGCCACCTGAGGGAGGAAGAGGCTTTCCGGCAGGTGGTCTACCTCACCCGGCTCCTCCTCCCCTTTCTCCTGGGCATCTCCATGGCCGCCCTCTTCTCCGCCCTTTTGCAGGCGGAGGAGCGCTTTCTGCCCTACGCCCTAGGCCCCATCGCCTTCAACCTGGCGGCCATCGGCCTCATGGCCCTCTTCCCCGGCGACCCCACCTTCTTGGGCCTCTCCGTGGCCCTTGGGGGGCTTTTGCAGGCCGCCATCCAGCTTCCCTTCCTAAAGGGGCTTCGCCTGGAGTGGCGCTGGCACCCCGCCTTCGCCACGGCCCTTCTCCGCATGGGCCCCTTCGCCTTCACCACCTCCTTGCGGCAGTTTCTGAACCTCGTCCTCACCAACATCCTCACCCGCTACCCCCCGGCGGCGGTCACGGGGTTTTACAACGCCGAGGTGGTCTTCCAGATGGCCCTGGGCCTCCTGGCCACGAGCCCGGCCATCGCCTACTTCCCCCGGATGAGCGCCCTAAAGGGGGAAGAGCTCGCCCGCTTCCTGGAAGCCCCCATCCGCCGCTTCGCCTTGCTCCTTTCCCTGGCGGGGGGCCTTTTGGTGGGCTTGGCCCCCTTCCTGGTGGTCCTCCTCTTCGGCCTCTTCGGCCCCCTTACCCCGGAAAACCGGGCCTATAGCGCCCAGGTCCTCTCCGCCATGGGCCTGGCGGTCCTCCCCTGGGGGGTGAATACCTTCCTGCTCCGGGGCCTCTACGCCCTGGGACGGGTGCGGGAGGCGGTGGGGGCGAGCGCCTTCGTCTTCCTGGCCAACACCCTGGGCTACTGGCTCCTTAGGGACGCGGGCCTTTTCCTCCTCAACCTGGCCACCGCCTTGGCGGGGTGGCTGGGGTTTGCCCTCTACCTCCGGCTCCTCGCCCGGGAGGGGGTGAGGGTTGGCCCTTTGCCCAGCTATCTGGGAAAGGCCTACCTGGCGGGGCTTTCGGCCGCTCTGCCCGGCTTAGGCCTCGAGGCCTGGGCCCCAGGGGAAAGCCCCTTGGCCGCCCTATGGCCCCTGGTCCTGGGCGGGGCGGTGGGGGTTGGGGTGTTCCTCCTGGTGGGCCTCCTGTTGGGCCTACCTATTCGGGAAGCCCTTGCCAGGCTTCTTTCAAGCGGAAATAAGGCGGCTTGA
- a CDS encoding LCP family protein produces the protein MRRFILLLLLASLVALGLWAYPLVGPVARHGALPAPEGLKAPLTLLVYGSSPEYVGYHRRAPERFRGLADTILLVRLDPLAQRVVVLSIPRDVWVELPGHGWHKVNAASPLGGPELMKEAVARLTGIRAERYMVVSTEALRRGVDALGGVRVCVDKPMRYRDMAAGLDINLEPGCQVLNGEQAEGYLRFRKDALGDIGRIQRQQAFFHALKEQLLSPAGLLRLPRVVAAVEPYVRTDLTRGEKGAILGFAMKRPGLVSLLLPGRFAGGWAVDQEALRELVAFYFTGEGGTGEAELDGRLVALVYGPGQEALAERARERLRALGLRVLAHPVDLAPSRTEVLENGPGRLAEALAQELGVPFRVSGEAILGADLTLRLGGDLPF, from the coding sequence GTGCGGAGGTTCATCCTCCTTCTCCTCCTGGCCTCTTTGGTGGCCCTGGGCCTTTGGGCCTACCCCCTCGTGGGTCCTGTGGCCCGGCACGGGGCCTTGCCCGCCCCGGAGGGCCTGAAGGCCCCCCTCACCCTCCTGGTCTACGGCTCCAGCCCCGAGTACGTGGGGTACCACAGGCGGGCCCCCGAGCGCTTCCGCGGCCTGGCGGACACCATCCTGCTGGTGCGGCTGGACCCCCTGGCCCAGCGGGTGGTGGTGCTCTCCATCCCCCGGGACGTGTGGGTGGAGCTGCCCGGCCACGGCTGGCACAAGGTGAACGCCGCAAGCCCCCTGGGAGGGCCAGAGCTCATGAAGGAAGCGGTGGCCCGCCTAACCGGCATCCGGGCCGAGCGCTACATGGTGGTGAGCACCGAGGCCCTGAGGAGGGGGGTGGACGCCCTGGGAGGGGTGCGGGTCTGCGTGGATAAGCCCATGCGCTACCGGGACATGGCCGCCGGCCTGGACATCAACCTGGAGCCGGGGTGCCAGGTCCTCAATGGGGAGCAAGCCGAGGGGTACCTGCGCTTCCGCAAGGATGCCCTGGGGGACATCGGGCGGATTCAGCGCCAGCAGGCCTTTTTCCACGCCCTCAAAGAGCAGCTTCTCTCCCCGGCGGGCCTTCTGCGCCTGCCCCGGGTGGTGGCGGCGGTGGAGCCCTATGTGCGGACCGACCTCACCCGGGGGGAGAAGGGGGCCATCCTGGGCTTCGCCATGAAGCGGCCCGGGCTGGTAAGCCTCCTCCTTCCGGGCCGTTTTGCGGGTGGGTGGGCGGTGGACCAGGAGGCCCTCAGGGAGCTCGTGGCCTTCTACTTCACGGGCGAGGGGGGGACGGGGGAGGCGGAGCTTGACGGCCGGCTGGTGGCCCTGGTCTATGGTCCCGGCCAGGAGGCCCTGGCGGAACGGGCCCGGGAGCGGTTGCGCGCCCTGGGGCTCAGGGTACTGGCTCACCCCGTGGACCTGGCGCCCAGCCGCACCGAGGTGCTGGAAAACGGTCCCGGGCGGCTGGCGGAGGCCCTGGCCCAGGAACTTGGGGTTCCCTTCCGTGTATCGGGAGAGGCGATCTTGGGGGCCGACCTCACCCTGCGCCTTGGCGGGGACCTGCCCTTTTAG
- a CDS encoding S8 family peptidase — protein sequence MKRLGFLGFFLVLLLAAVSCSQPPPSPPPATCSPRPTGLTAQGGFSEKALPQGYGDFFYPHVPGELLVLSQGLTPQGLVARLGNAEVMGILPGGFVHLRVLPGSEKRQAQALLQAGARWVQPNYLYYPLAFPNDPLYIPKQSGQLNGLVGLETAWARTVGDQMLSMAIIDTGYLAHVDMAGRWYLPSAQLDVADGDADPTDDTPKGRGHGLAVASVLGAVTGNALGMAGVTWQGRVLPLKVARSRDGEITTAYLATAVNRAVDLGARVVNLSVGGPISDPALENSLASARQQGVVLVAAVGNSGTDGIFYPAGSPSVIAVGAVNNTKQKAYFSNCGQELDLVAPGQGVVAALPNDDYGSGSGTSFAAPVVSGVVALYMSHFKAQKGSWPTPDQVYACLAAAAEDLGPSGHDTGYGFGLVRADRIFSSAYASVCFP from the coding sequence ATGAAGCGCTTGGGGTTTTTGGGGTTCTTCTTGGTCTTGCTTCTGGCTGCGGTTTCTTGCTCCCAGCCCCCTCCTTCACCTCCTCCTGCAACCTGCTCGCCACGACCAACTGGCCTCACCGCGCAGGGCGGCTTTTCCGAAAAGGCTCTTCCCCAGGGATACGGGGACTTTTTTTATCCTCACGTTCCAGGGGAGCTACTGGTGCTTTCCCAGGGGCTGACCCCCCAGGGGTTGGTAGCCCGGCTGGGGAATGCGGAGGTCATGGGCATCCTTCCTGGAGGCTTCGTGCATCTTAGGGTATTGCCCGGCTCGGAGAAGCGCCAAGCGCAGGCTCTTTTGCAAGCAGGGGCCAGGTGGGTGCAGCCCAACTATCTGTATTATCCCCTGGCCTTCCCCAACGATCCCCTTTACATTCCTAAACAAAGCGGGCAGCTCAATGGTCTCGTGGGCTTGGAGACTGCATGGGCCCGTACCGTAGGCGACCAGATGCTTAGCATGGCTATCATAGATACTGGCTACCTTGCCCACGTGGACATGGCCGGGAGGTGGTACCTTCCCAGTGCTCAGCTTGACGTTGCTGATGGGGACGCCGACCCCACGGATGATACCCCCAAGGGTAGAGGGCATGGTCTAGCCGTGGCCTCGGTTCTAGGAGCGGTTACCGGCAACGCTCTGGGAATGGCCGGGGTGACCTGGCAGGGGAGAGTTCTCCCTCTGAAAGTAGCCCGATCCCGAGACGGGGAAATAACAACCGCTTATCTGGCCACTGCCGTGAACCGGGCAGTGGATTTAGGGGCTAGGGTGGTTAACCTTTCGGTCGGAGGACCTATCTCCGACCCTGCTCTTGAAAACTCCTTGGCCAGTGCGCGGCAGCAGGGTGTCGTTCTGGTAGCCGCAGTGGGGAATAGCGGAACGGACGGGATTTTTTATCCCGCCGGCTCCCCTTCGGTTATTGCCGTGGGGGCGGTGAACAATACTAAGCAAAAGGCGTACTTCTCCAACTGCGGGCAGGAGCTGGACCTGGTGGCGCCGGGGCAGGGGGTAGTGGCGGCCTTGCCCAACGATGACTATGGTTCTGGGTCCGGTACCTCCTTTGCTGCTCCCGTCGTGAGTGGGGTGGTGGCCCTTTATATGAGCCACTTTAAGGCGCAAAAAGGGTCGTGGCCCACTCCAGATCAGGTCTATGCTTGTCTTGCTGCCGCTGCTGAGGACCTCGGTCCTTCTGGCCACGACACCGGCTACGGTTTCGGCCTGGTGCGGGCCGACCGCATCTTTTCCTCCGCCTACGCCTCCGTCTGCTTCCCCTAA
- a CDS encoding ABC transporter substrate-binding protein, whose amino-acid sequence MRLFHELLGPLELPDRFLRIVSLAPNLTDALFALGLGERLVGRSAFCHRPAQVLSLPVVASYTKTRTELLRSLEPDLVLLSTGVQREQALRLKEAGFPVFAVPLPTSPYGILENLSTLGHLLDLEERASELAHQLAGRYAALKGRFALRVYFEMDLGGPITVGRGSYIAQALLHLGLRPIFLDVPQAYFVPDLSEVARRKPDLFLYEPKPWGKNPLEKAQALARERGWDLPVVATDGDELAHYGPMFFGFLEKLAGRVAQTLAQA is encoded by the coding sequence ATGAGGCTCTTCCACGAGCTTCTGGGGCCCCTGGAGCTCCCCGACCGCTTTTTGCGCATCGTCAGCCTGGCTCCCAACCTCACCGACGCCCTCTTCGCCCTGGGGCTGGGGGAGCGGCTGGTGGGCCGGAGCGCCTTCTGCCACCGCCCGGCCCAGGTGCTCTCCCTGCCGGTGGTGGCCTCCTACACCAAGACCCGTACGGAACTCCTCAGGAGCCTGGAGCCGGATTTGGTCCTCCTCTCCACCGGGGTACAGCGGGAGCAGGCGTTAAGGCTTAAGGAGGCGGGCTTCCCCGTCTTCGCCGTGCCCCTGCCCACCAGTCCCTACGGCATCCTGGAGAACCTCTCCACCCTGGGCCACCTCCTGGACCTGGAGGAGCGGGCCTCAGAGCTGGCCCATCAGCTTGCCGGGCGCTACGCCGCCCTCAAGGGACGCTTTGCCCTTAGGGTCTACTTTGAGATGGACCTGGGGGGGCCCATCACCGTGGGGCGGGGAAGCTACATCGCCCAGGCCCTCTTGCACCTGGGCCTGAGGCCCATCTTCCTGGACGTGCCCCAGGCCTACTTCGTCCCCGACCTCTCCGAGGTGGCCCGCCGCAAGCCGGACCTCTTCCTCTACGAGCCCAAGCCCTGGGGCAAAAACCCCCTGGAGAAGGCCCAGGCCCTGGCCCGGGAGCGGGGCTGGGACCTCCCCGTGGTGGCCACGGATGGGGACGAGTTGGCCCACTACGGGCCCATGTTCTTCGGCTTCCTGGAAAAGCTGGCCGGGCGGGTGGCCCAAACCTTAGCCCAGGCTTAA